The DNA segment GCCTTTCTGCTGCCACTCACTGCACGGCCCCAGCGCGACACTCAACCAGGCAGTAATCGCCTTGTGATCGACGTCTTCGTCCTTCAGGTAAATCTCGATATCAGGTTGACGCATGATGGCCTCGAAAAATGGCTTACTGCAGCACGAAATAATCGTAGCGCATGGAAACGGTGACCTTGAACGGGCCAGGGTAATCGATGACCGCTGCCCGGCGCTCGGCGCTGGCCCGCCAGCCATGTGGCGTCATCGCCAAGAGATCGGCACGCGACTGGCTGTCGATCAGCTTGAGGGTATAGGTCAGGGTCTCGCTGTGAGCCAGCTCCATCCCCTCCGGTACCAGTGCCAGATGCTTGTCATCGGCGTAGTCGCGGACTTCGTCGTACAGCTTCTGGCGCATCTCCATCAGATGGCCGCTGGTCGGCCCTACGCGCATCAGGCCGCCGCCAGGCGTCAGCAGACGCCTGGCCTCAAGCCAGTCCAGCGGGCTGAAGACGCTGGCCAGAAACTGACAACTGGCGTCCGGCAACGGAATGCGCGCCATGCTCGCGACCAGCCAGGTCAGGCTGCTGTCACGCCGGCAGGCGCGTTTGATTGCCTCGCGGGAAATATCCAGCGCATAGCCATCGGCTTTGGGCAGTGCCTCGGCAATTTGCGCGGTGTAATAGCCTTCGCCGCAGCCGATGTCCAGCCAGCGCCCCGGCGCTCGCTCGGCGGCCAGTTCCGCCAGACGGCGGGCCACCGGCGCGTAATGGCCGGCGTCGAGAAAGCGCCGCCGGGCTTCGACCATCGCCTGGTTATCGCCCGGGTCACGGCTGTTCTTGTGCTGCACCGGCAGCAGATTCAGGTAACCCTGGCGTGCACGGTCGAAACGATGATTGGCCGGGCAGGCCACGCCGTTGTCGGCGTTGGCCAGTGGCGCTGCGCAGATTGGACAGGTGAGCATCAGGCGAGCAACTTGACCAGGGTCTGATAGTAGATCTCGGTCAGCACGTCGAGGTCGCTGGCCAGGATGCGTTCGTTGACCTGGTGGATGGTGGCGTTGACCGGGCCGAGTTCGACGACCTGGGTGCCCAGCGTGGCGATAAAGCGACCGTCAGAGGTGCCGCCGCTGGTCGAAGCCTGGGTTTCGCGACCAGTAATGTCACGGATGCTCGCCGACACGGCATCAAGCAGCGCGCCTGGCTCGGTCAGAAATGGCAGGCCCGACAGCGCCCAGTCGATGTGCCAGTTCAGGTCGTGCTTGTCGAGAATTGCTGCGACACGCTGTTGCAGGCCTTCGACAGTGGACTCGGTAGAGAAGCGGAAGTTGAACACCGCGACCAGCTCACCGGGAATCACGTTGGTGGCACCGGTGCCCGAGTTGAGGTTGGAGATCTGAAAGCTGGTCGGCGGGAAGAATGCGTTGCCTTCGTCCCAGTGCTCGGCAGCCAGTTCCGCCAGGGCCGGGGCGGCCAGATGAATCGGGTTTTTGGCCAGATGCGGGTAGGCCACGTGGCCTTGTTTGCCGCGCACCTGCAAGGTGGCGCCGAGCGAGCCACGGCGGCCGTTCTTGACCACGTCACCGACCAGGGTGGTGCTCGACGGCTCGCCGACGATGCACCAGTCCAGACGCTCGTTACGTGCTGCCAGGCGTTCGACCACCGCCTTGGTGCCGTGGTGCGCCGGGCCTTCTTCATCGCTGGTGATCAGAAAGGCCACCGAGCCTTTGTGATCGGGGTAGTCGCGCACGAAGCGTTCGCTGGCCACCACCATCGACGCCAGGCTGCCTTTCATGTCGGCTGCACCACGGCCGCAGAGCATGCCGTGCTCGTCGATCAGCGCGTCGAACGGGTCGTTCTGCCAGGCCTGTACCGGGCCGGTGGGCACCACGTCGGTGTGGCCGGCAAAGCACAGCACCGGGCCGTCACCGTTGCCATGGGTGGCCCAGAAGTTATCGACGTCTTCGATGCGCATCGGTTCGAGCTTGAAGCCGGCCGCGCCCAGGCGTTGCATCATCACCGCCTGGCAATCGGCATCGAGCGGCGTAACCGATGGCCGACGAATCAGGTCGCAGGCCAGTTGGAGAGTGGGCGAGAGGTCGGCTGGGGCCGTCATGAACAAGACTCCGGTTGCAGGGCGCAGAATGTGCGAGGTGCGAAAAGGCCGATATCTTAAAGCAAAATCGCCCGCTCCATGCGCCTGAATCGGCGGCTTTGCGACAGTCCGTTGCTGGCGGTGGGTGTCCTGCGCGGCGTCAACGCCTATAATGCGCGCAGGTTTTCGAGGTCATGAACATGAGCACAGCAGATCCACGTTTTGCCGGTATCGCCCGGTTGTATGGCAGCCAGGGGCTGGAGCGCCTGCAAGCGGCCCATGTCGCGGTGATTGGTATTGGTGGCGTGGGTT comes from the Pseudomonas sp. StFLB209 genome and includes:
- a CDS encoding putative RNA methyltransferase; the encoded protein is MLTCPICAAPLANADNGVACPANHRFDRARQGYLNLLPVQHKNSRDPGDNQAMVEARRRFLDAGHYAPVARRLAELAAERAPGRWLDIGCGEGYYTAQIAEALPKADGYALDISREAIKRACRRDSSLTWLVASMARIPLPDASCQFLASVFSPLDWLEARRLLTPGGGLMRVGPTSGHLMEMRQKLYDEVRDYADDKHLALVPEGMELAHSETLTYTLKLIDSQSRADLLAMTPHGWRASAERRAAVIDYPGPFKVTVSMRYDYFVLQ
- the dapE gene encoding succinyl-diaminopimelate desuccinylase — translated: MTAPADLSPTLQLACDLIRRPSVTPLDADCQAVMMQRLGAAGFKLEPMRIEDVDNFWATHGNGDGPVLCFAGHTDVVPTGPVQAWQNDPFDALIDEHGMLCGRGAADMKGSLASMVVASERFVRDYPDHKGSVAFLITSDEEGPAHHGTKAVVERLAARNERLDWCIVGEPSSTTLVGDVVKNGRRGSLGATLQVRGKQGHVAYPHLAKNPIHLAAPALAELAAEHWDEGNAFFPPTSFQISNLNSGTGATNVIPGELVAVFNFRFSTESTVEGLQQRVAAILDKHDLNWHIDWALSGLPFLTEPGALLDAVSASIRDITGRETQASTSGGTSDGRFIATLGTQVVELGPVNATIHQVNERILASDLDVLTEIYYQTLVKLLA